Genomic segment of bacterium:
ATCTCCGGGTCGGGCGCCGCCGACACGAACGCCGCCCGGACGTCCACCCTCGACGCGAGCGTCACGGGGTTCTTCGGCGCTCCGCTGAACCTGAACCTGCCGAACATGTACGGACAGGGGAACACGTTCTCTCCCAGCGTGAGCGGCTCGATGACGGACGACTTCAAGGGGACGGGGAGCACGAACCGGACCGGGAAGATCGTCGGCATGATCACGGCCCGCGTTACCGAGGTGATGCCGAACGGGACCCTTTCCGTCGAGTCGCGCAAGGAGATCACCATCAATCACGAGAAGCAGGTCCTCATCCTGCGCGGATTGGTGCGGCCCGAGGACATTTCCGTGGCGAACATGGTCGCGAGCAGCAAGATCGCCGACGCCCAGATCTACCTTGTCGGCGACGGCGTTCTCCAGGAGAAGCAGCGGCAAGGCTGGCTCGTGCGGATACTCGACGGCGTCTGGCCTTTCTAGGCCGGGACGGGGCAGGGGCGACGATGACGGCGGATCGAAATGCGGCGTATGGGAAGGGCGTGTCGGGAAGGACGCGCGTCCTCGTCCTCCTCGGCACGG
This window contains:
- a CDS encoding flagellar basal body L-ring protein FlgH, with translation MRTRSVSITRKACAALGAALLLAGCASTPKLPPPPPKYVHQQEKPNDGRTANSLWSDGGGLVEDFRARRINDLLTINVSENISGSGAADTNAARTSTLDASVTGFFGAPLNLNLPNMYGQGNTFSPSVSGSMTDDFKGTGSTNRTGKIVGMITARVTEVMPNGTLSVESRKEITINHEKQVLILRGLVRPEDISVANMVASSKIADAQIYLVGDGVLQEKQRQGWLVRILDGVWPF